Genomic window (Pyrus communis chromosome 13, drPyrComm1.1, whole genome shotgun sequence):
AATGTATTTTTGTTGAACTGAATCATGAACCCATCTAGCGGAACCTGTGTGTTGTTCTCGAACAATAAACTGTAAAATATTTGTCCTTCCCTATGTGTCAACTGAGCACTGATTTGTAACCCTTGACCGGTTGACGATGGCAGAACGACAGGCAACGGAGGTCTGCAATCAAGGTCAGAAAATTAAGTTATTTTGATACTTTACGTTGGACAATGACTATTTGTGGCATTTAAATTAAACCACTGGATCGCTTTATCAAACAGTTCATATgcagttttttattttggacaAAAGCTCATAGCTAATTTTCACACAAATTGGAAAAAATATCACCCACAGCCATCAGAGTCGGTCCACTCCACATGACAAGGAATCTATCACATAAATAAGATCACTATGCAACTTCAATTATACTTACCCAGCAGGAGAAGCAGGGTGATCCACAGGGACAATAGCACTGTTTTCCAGGCCCATAAGGTCACCAAGCAAGTCTGGTACTGGAGCAGCAGGTGCAGGGGCAGGCGCACGTGCAGGCGAAACTGGTGTAGGTTGTCTAGCTGCAGCATATGGAACACCTGAACTAGTTGCGGTTGGGGATGCAGAGCTATCAGCAACATGAGCAGGTGATTCAGAATTTCCTGTTTCACTACCATAGTCCTCATCTTCAGTTCTTTGCGCTGTGGCCTTCACACGGGTAACAAATGCTTCTGGAGGCTTGTGATACACAGAGGATAACGTAGCAATGTTAGCAAGAAGCTCATCAAGAAGAGATGGATCAATCAGGTTTGAATCGTCGCTGATCACTGGCTTCTCAGCTAACACCACATCCTTGGCTGCCTGTGAAATAAGAAGTGTGCCCATGAGCTCAAAACTACAACCCTAACAGGATATGTTATTCTAAATTGTCAAACTATGGTTTTGCAAAGTGTTCACAGCAGGCCAATTGTACTTAAGTGGCATACGCATGAGCACAATAATGGTAACCGGTAGAAATCTTCACCCAAAATAGATTTCAAACCCAAACTGTCCCCccgaagaaaatgaaaatggaaAATCAAATTTGTGGTTGTACATGTAAAAGAAAAGGGGCATGTATTAACTATTGGAtggacaaagaaataaaatactataTATCAACTAAGAGAGGGGAAAAAATAAGATAGGTTATTATAATGAGAAAGAACTGAAACTCGTTTTGGCCAAACCCACCTCTGGGTCAGTTGATAAAAGACGCCAATATATGTAGGCCCGATCTCGCAAATCAGGATTGTCTGTTTCCACAGTAGCATTATTTAAAACAACCTGCAAATATGGATCTACAAAGTGAGAACTTTACTTGGATAATATCTAGAAAATACAACTATGGCCCAAGTATGCAAGGAAATACTTCAAAAGGAGAACAAACATATAACCTtatgcattctcattcatagtAAAAAAGAGTGTCGCCTCTTAGATGCTACATTATATTAGAACAATGGCTGCTCTAATAAGGGTACTATGCATTCTAATATGGCATTTATGGTGAATGACAGGAAAAAGAAGCTAGAGAGGATAACCATGCATGAATAATACAAAAGTAGAACCTGTATCATCTGCTGTGGTCCTTCAGTCGGCTTCTTAAGAAAGAGTTTGACAGTTGCAGTCAGCAATTGCAATTGGACATGTGCAGGCTCTTCAGGGAAACTTTCCAGAAAACTTTCAAGTAGCTCATCAGCATTGTCAATTCGTTCCGCATATTCACCAATTATCCAGATCATTGATGCCTGTtgggggagagagggagaaagaacACGAGCATGGAAACACGAAGTAAAAATCAGAAGGCTTAAGCAGTGAAATATTTAATAgcaatacaaaaagaaaaaacataaatcTTAAGCTGGGGATCTATATTTTAACAGGAAGATAAACATAAGTACCTTGGCTTCTGGTTCATCTAAAGTGTCAAGGCTTTCGCACAGAGTGGCAATAATGGACTCATAGCTGTCATCAAGATAGCAATCAATTACAAAGTTTGTAAGGGAAGAAGCCTTCGTCATctcaatttaaaattaaaaatgaaaacccataaCTTACGTATTTGGATATCTTCTAAATATATCTTTGATGACAATAATGGCCTCTTGAACTACATAATTTACTTTGATCTTAATAAGCTCCAGTAAAACAGTAATGCACCGCTCTGCTGCTCTTTCTAATTTGATTGCACAGCGACCAATGGCGCGGACAGCTTTTCGGACAAAATCCACATCTACTTCTGTAGCATACTCTTTAAACTCCAACAAAACCTGCAGAAATGTTGGAGCAAGCACGATTTTAACTCCCCTTTGAGACTGACAACTTTCAACCAATTAAGTCTATTATAAAATAGTAGCTCCTGGCAAGATTTGTATACCTGGTCTATATTACGGTCTGAAGCAAGCTTGATCATGATTTCTAACTTTTCCATCTTTACATAAATTGGATCATTGTACTTGCAGAAGAACACCTACAAAGAGTCGAGAGTTATGTGCACCTGCCTTACTTACAATCTGGCTACATAGTGGATAACAAGTCTCAACTCCTTGTTATATTGGATCAAACAGTAAGATTCTACACCgatactaatttttatttacctTAATTTCATGAGCAAGGATTGTGGGTCGTCTTTGTACTATAAGGTTGATGTTTCTCAAAGCAACATATTGTATCTCAGGCTCAGCAGATAACAATGTCACGAGTGGAGGAGCCATCTTTTTGCAAAGATTTCTAACAACATCAGTACTAGTTATAAGTTCCATTTGTTGGAGGATCATCTGCAAGTAAAGAGGTAAAAAGACAAAACAATTACTGAAGTAACCAAATGATGATA
Coding sequences:
- the LOC137713060 gene encoding beta-adaptin-like protein B, whose translation is MSGHDSKYFSTTKKGEIPELKEELNSQYKDKRKDAVKKVIAAMTVGKDVSSLFTDVVNCMQTENLELKKLVYLYLINYAKSQPDLAILAVNTFVKDSQDPNPLIRALAVRTMGCIRVDKITEYLCDPLQRCLKDDDPYVRKTAAICVAKLYDINAELVEDRGFLESLKDLISDNNPMVVANAVAALAEIQENSNRPIFEITSHTLSKLLTALNECTEWGQVFILDALSKYKAADAREAENIVERVTPRLQHANCAVVLSAVKMILQQMELITSTDVVRNLCKKMAPPLVTLLSAEPEIQYVALRNINLIVQRRPTILAHEIKVFFCKYNDPIYVKMEKLEIMIKLASDRNIDQVLLEFKEYATEVDVDFVRKAVRAIGRCAIKLERAAERCITVLLELIKIKVNYVVQEAIIVIKDIFRRYPNTYESIIATLCESLDTLDEPEAKASMIWIIGEYAERIDNADELLESFLESFPEEPAHVQLQLLTATVKLFLKKPTEGPQQMIQVVLNNATVETDNPDLRDRAYIYWRLLSTDPEAAKDVVLAEKPVISDDSNLIDPSLLDELLANIATLSSVYHKPPEAFVTRVKATAQRTEDEDYGSETGNSESPAHVADSSASPTATSSGVPYAAARQPTPVSPARAPAPAPAAPVPDLLGDLMGLENSAIVPVDHPASPAGPPLPVVLPSSTGQGLQISAQLTHREGQIFYSLLFENNTQVPLDGFMIQFNKNTFGLAAAGPLQVPQLQPGTSAGTLLPMVTFQNMSQGPPSSLLQVAVKNNQQPVWYFNDKIPLHIFFTDDGRMERANFLETWRSLPDTNEITKDLPGIVVSNVEATLDRLAATNMFFIAKRKHANQDVFYFSAKIPRGIPFLIELTTVVNNPGVKIAIKTPSPEIAPLFFEAMETLLKD